Proteins from a single region of Haloarcula laminariae:
- a CDS encoding acyl-CoA mutase large subunit family protein — MFDPEELDEIREAKAEWETEDVQPTVDRFGEREERFTTDTEGQEVKRLYTPEDVADLDYEEDLGFPGREPYTRGVYSTGYRGRLWTMRQYAGMGTARETNERFHYLLDEGQTGLSMAFDLPTQMGYDSDDAMAAGEVGKTGVAIDSLADMETVFEGIPLDEVSTSMTINAPAAVLLAMYIAVGDQQGVDREELRGTIQNDVLKEYIARNTFIYPPEPSMRLITDIFEFCAAETPSFNTISISGYHIREAGSTAAQEIAFTLGDGLEYVEAAIDAGLDVDDFAPQLSFFFASYNNILEEVAKFRAARRLWAKLMDERFDADDPKSKQLKFHTQTAGSTLTAQQIENNVVRVAYQALAAVLGGTQSLHTNGKDEAIGLPTEESVRTALRTQQILAHESGAADTIDPLAGSYYVESLTDELEQEARELIEEVDERGGMARAIENQWVQRQIQDVAFERQREQEDGERIIVGVNEFEVEEEGEQDIEEVDEAVEAAQQANVAEVREERDDAAVEEALAALRDAAEGEDNLMPYIVDAVKAYATTGEVCDVLRDIFGEYQPGSSM, encoded by the coding sequence ATGTTCGACCCCGAGGAACTGGACGAGATCCGCGAGGCGAAAGCCGAGTGGGAGACGGAGGACGTCCAGCCGACCGTCGACCGGTTCGGCGAGCGCGAGGAGCGATTCACGACGGACACGGAGGGGCAGGAGGTAAAGCGGCTGTACACGCCAGAGGACGTGGCCGACCTCGACTACGAGGAGGACCTCGGCTTCCCGGGCCGGGAACCGTACACCCGCGGCGTCTACTCGACGGGGTACCGCGGCCGGCTCTGGACGATGCGCCAGTACGCCGGAATGGGGACCGCCAGGGAGACCAACGAACGGTTCCACTACCTGCTCGACGAGGGCCAGACCGGCCTCTCGATGGCCTTCGACCTGCCGACCCAGATGGGGTACGACTCGGACGACGCCATGGCCGCCGGCGAGGTCGGCAAGACCGGCGTCGCCATCGACTCGCTTGCGGACATGGAGACCGTCTTCGAGGGCATCCCGCTGGACGAGGTCTCGACCTCGATGACCATCAACGCTCCCGCTGCGGTGTTGCTGGCGATGTACATCGCGGTCGGCGACCAGCAGGGCGTCGACCGCGAGGAGCTCCGGGGCACCATCCAGAACGACGTGCTCAAGGAGTACATCGCCCGCAACACGTTCATCTACCCGCCCGAGCCGTCGATGCGCCTCATCACGGACATCTTCGAGTTCTGTGCCGCGGAGACGCCGAGCTTCAACACCATCTCCATCTCGGGGTACCACATCCGCGAGGCCGGCTCGACCGCCGCCCAGGAGATCGCGTTCACGCTCGGTGACGGCCTGGAGTACGTCGAGGCCGCAATCGACGCCGGGCTGGACGTCGACGACTTCGCCCCGCAGCTCTCCTTCTTCTTCGCGTCGTACAACAACATCCTCGAAGAGGTCGCGAAGTTCCGGGCCGCCCGCAGGCTGTGGGCGAAGCTCATGGACGAACGGTTCGACGCCGACGACCCGAAATCAAAGCAGCTCAAGTTCCACACCCAGACCGCCGGCTCGACGCTGACCGCCCAGCAGATAGAGAACAACGTCGTCAGAGTGGCCTACCAGGCCCTCGCGGCGGTCCTGGGCGGGACCCAGAGCCTCCACACCAACGGGAAGGACGAGGCCATCGGTCTGCCGACCGAGGAGTCGGTCAGGACCGCCCTGCGGACCCAGCAGATTCTCGCTCACGAGTCGGGCGCGGCCGACACTATCGACCCGCTGGCGGGCAGTTACTACGTCGAGTCCCTGACCGACGAACTGGAACAGGAGGCCCGCGAGCTCATCGAGGAGGTCGACGAGCGCGGCGGCATGGCCCGCGCCATCGAGAACCAGTGGGTCCAACGCCAGATTCAGGACGTGGCCTTCGAGCGCCAGCGCGAGCAGGAGGACGGCGAGCGCATTATCGTCGGCGTCAACGAGTTCGAGGTCGAGGAGGAGGGCGAACAGGACATAGAGGAGGTCGACGAGGCCGTCGAGGCCGCTCAGCAGGCGAACGTCGCCGAGGTGCGCGAGGAGCGCGACGACGCGGCCGTCGAGGAGGCGCTGGCGGCGTTGCGCGACGCCGCCGAGGGCGAGGACAACCTGATGCCCTACATCGTCGACGCGGTGAAAGCCTACGCCACCACCGGCGAGGTGTGTGACGTGCTCCGGGACATCTTCGGGGAGTACCAGCCCGGCTCGTCGATGTGA
- a CDS encoding FKBP-type peptidyl-prolyl cis-trans isomerase, with amino-acid sequence MPIERGDGVTIHYVGRFEDGSLFDTSRQEVARHEDLITAQGNQPADYAPLSFTVGRGDIIEGIEEALVGMEEGEERTIEVPPEKAYGEFEAEKVREYDPEAFEEMVGQEPEVGVHVEAKNELHGDVTAVRDDVVEVDFNHELAGRTLVFDIEVIDVR; translated from the coding sequence ATGCCAATCGAACGCGGGGACGGCGTAACCATCCACTACGTCGGACGGTTCGAGGACGGGAGCCTCTTCGACACGTCGCGCCAGGAGGTCGCCAGACACGAGGACCTCATCACAGCTCAGGGGAACCAGCCGGCGGATTACGCGCCGCTTTCGTTCACTGTCGGCCGCGGGGACATCATCGAGGGCATCGAGGAGGCCCTCGTCGGCATGGAGGAGGGCGAGGAGCGGACCATCGAAGTGCCACCCGAGAAGGCCTACGGCGAGTTCGAGGCCGAAAAAGTCCGCGAGTACGACCCCGAGGCCTTCGAGGAGATGGTCGGGCAGGAGCCCGAAGTCGGCGTCCACGTCGAGGCGAAAAACGAGCTCCACGGCGACGTGACCGCCGTCCGCGACGACGTCGTCGAGGTCGACTTCAACCACGAACTCGCCGGCCGGACCCTCGTCTTCGACATCGAAGTCATCGACGTCCGCTGA
- a CDS encoding GNAT family N-acetyltransferase produces MYVRDAKNREEVWLLDHIEEMGLDETNFRSRDYVIAIDEDGGHKAGFGRIRIHKPDDGEPICELTSIGVLPEWRGQGVGAHVVERLVEYASDEGFDAVYSLTGADRYLTQFGFERIAAEKLPPRLQERLEEKRENIQPDAVPMRLDRSDFSVPPRFRERFKNASAQEAEPEPEDTAEDFGIDPDEATYKYDTGQ; encoded by the coding sequence ATGTACGTCCGGGATGCGAAAAACCGAGAGGAGGTCTGGCTGCTGGACCACATCGAGGAGATGGGGCTGGACGAGACGAACTTCCGTTCCCGCGACTACGTCATCGCAATCGACGAAGACGGCGGTCACAAGGCCGGCTTCGGACGCATCCGAATCCACAAGCCCGACGACGGCGAGCCCATCTGTGAGCTCACGAGCATCGGCGTCCTCCCGGAGTGGCGCGGCCAGGGCGTCGGCGCCCACGTCGTCGAGCGCCTCGTCGAGTACGCCTCCGACGAGGGGTTCGACGCGGTGTACTCGCTGACCGGCGCCGACCGCTATCTCACGCAGTTCGGCTTCGAGCGCATCGCCGCCGAGAAGCTGCCCCCGCGCCTGCAGGAACGGCTCGAAGAGAAACGCGAGAACATCCAGCCCGACGCGGTGCCGATGCGCCTGGACCGGAGCGACTTCTCGGTCCCGCCGCGCTTCCGCGAGCGGTTCAAGAACGCCTCGGCCCAGGAGGCCGAGCCCGAGCCCGAAGACACCGCCGAGGACTTCGGTATCGACCCCGACGAAGCGACCTACAAGTACGACACCGGGCAGTAG
- a CDS encoding PH domain-containing protein, producing the protein MSVPDWAPAGDGETVRWQGQPRRRVVHLGVAAGIAAALVVGGGVALAVSSGAPAMLAAAVGVALAVLAFAVPAGGAWLWRWSTRYVLTDAALYHRTGVLSLTVTELRLAKIQNTSYDQGVFGAAFGHGTVTVDTAGSQGAELTLRQLDGPAAVHQRIAESAGQASGDRDDDIPGSLDQWRGVRTELREIRAAVAGDR; encoded by the coding sequence ATGAGCGTCCCCGACTGGGCGCCGGCCGGGGACGGCGAGACGGTCCGCTGGCAGGGCCAGCCCCGCCGGCGAGTCGTCCACCTGGGAGTGGCGGCCGGTATCGCCGCCGCACTCGTCGTCGGCGGCGGGGTCGCCCTGGCCGTGTCCAGCGGGGCCCCGGCGATGCTGGCGGCGGCCGTCGGCGTGGCGCTCGCGGTGCTTGCCTTCGCGGTGCCGGCGGGCGGGGCGTGGCTCTGGCGGTGGTCGACCCGCTATGTCCTGACCGATGCCGCGCTCTACCACCGGACGGGCGTGCTCTCACTGACGGTGACCGAGCTACGGCTGGCCAAGATACAGAACACCAGCTACGACCAGGGCGTCTTCGGGGCCGCTTTCGGCCACGGAACGGTCACCGTCGACACCGCCGGGAGCCAGGGCGCGGAGCTGACCCTGCGCCAGCTCGACGGCCCGGCGGCGGTCCACCAGCGCATCGCCGAGAGCGCCGGCCAAGCGTCCGGCGACCGGGACGACGACATCCCCGGCTCGCTCGACCAGTGGCGCGGTGTCCGCACGGAGCTCCGGGAGATTCGGGCAGCGGTCGCCGGTGACCGCTAG
- a CDS encoding PH domain-containing protein yields the protein MSDGEMTYDWLTLDADEEILWSGKPAPETMYGAYLTGIPLILLVGLGLVIIGGAYLNRQNTDYVVTNKSVYKKTGILSRSVSEVEYEKVQNTSFSVGVVGRYFDYGNVDISTAGGSGVEMTLRGVKSPQEVQKRLSRRVKEIQGSTATDGETKSDVLDEILTELRAIRTAVERDGAGGTDAARRDAEEP from the coding sequence ATGAGCGACGGCGAGATGACGTACGACTGGCTGACGCTGGACGCCGACGAGGAGATTCTCTGGTCGGGCAAACCGGCCCCCGAGACGATGTACGGGGCGTATCTGACAGGTATCCCGCTCATCCTCCTCGTCGGACTCGGATTGGTGATAATCGGCGGGGCGTATCTGAACCGGCAGAACACCGACTACGTCGTGACGAACAAGAGCGTCTACAAGAAGACGGGTATCCTCAGCCGCTCGGTCTCCGAAGTCGAGTACGAGAAGGTCCAGAACACCTCCTTCTCGGTCGGCGTGGTCGGCCGGTACTTCGACTACGGCAACGTCGACATCAGCACCGCCGGCGGCTCCGGCGTCGAGATGACCCTCCGCGGGGTCAAGTCGCCACAGGAGGTCCAGAAACGACTGAGCCGCCGTGTCAAGGAGATTCAGGGCAGTACCGCGACCGACGGCGAGACGAAATCCGACGTGCTTGACGAGATACTGACGGAGCTCCGGGCGATTCGAACCGCGGTCGAACGCGACGGCGCCGGCGGGACGGACGCCGCCCGCCGGGACGCCGAGGAGCCATGA